The proteins below are encoded in one region of Pseudomonas sp. SCB32:
- a CDS encoding glutamate-5-semialdehyde dehydrogenase, translating to MTESVLDYMSRLGRAAREASRVVARATTAQKNQALLAAADALDAARAQLTDANEQDLANGRANGLEPAMLDRLALTPARIDDMIEGLRQVASLPDPIGEIRDMRYVPSGIQIGKMRVPLGVVGIIYESRPNVTIDAASLCLKSGNATILRGGSEAIHSNQAIAACIQQGLAAAGLPASAVQVVETTDRAAVGALITMPEFVDVIVPRGGKSLIERISRDAKVPVIKHLDGICHVYIDVAADLDKAIRVADNAKTQRYAPCNTMETLLVHSGIADRVLPPLAAIYRDKGVELRGDAATRALLGADVLEATEEDWRTEYNAPILSIRIVDSLAAAIEHINTYGSQHTDAIITENFTDARRFLTEVDSASVMVNASTRFADGFEYGLGAEIGISTDKLHARGPVGLEGLTSEKYVVFGDGHVRT from the coding sequence ATGACCGAGTCCGTTCTCGACTATATGAGCCGCCTGGGCCGCGCCGCCCGTGAAGCGTCGCGCGTCGTCGCGCGCGCCACGACCGCGCAGAAGAACCAGGCCCTGCTCGCCGCTGCCGATGCCCTGGACGCCGCCCGCGCCCAGCTGACCGACGCCAACGAACAGGATCTGGCCAACGGCCGCGCCAATGGCCTGGAGCCAGCCATGCTCGACCGCCTGGCCCTGACCCCGGCGCGCATCGACGACATGATCGAAGGCCTGCGTCAGGTTGCCTCGCTGCCGGACCCCATCGGTGAGATCCGCGACATGCGCTACGTGCCGTCCGGCATCCAGATCGGCAAGATGCGCGTGCCCCTGGGCGTGGTCGGGATCATCTATGAGTCGCGTCCGAACGTGACCATCGACGCCGCCAGCCTGTGCCTGAAGTCGGGCAACGCGACCATCCTGCGCGGTGGCTCCGAGGCCATCCACTCCAACCAGGCCATCGCCGCCTGCATCCAGCAGGGCCTGGCCGCTGCCGGCCTGCCGGCGAGTGCCGTGCAGGTGGTGGAAACCACCGATCGCGCCGCTGTCGGTGCGCTGATCACCATGCCCGAGTTCGTCGACGTGATCGTCCCGCGCGGCGGCAAGAGCCTGATCGAGCGCATCAGCCGTGACGCCAAGGTCCCGGTGATCAAGCACCTGGACGGCATCTGCCACGTTTATATCGACGTCGCCGCCGACCTGGACAAGGCGATCCGCGTCGCCGACAACGCCAAGACCCAGCGCTACGCGCCGTGCAACACCATGGAAACGCTGCTGGTGCATTCCGGCATCGCCGACCGTGTGCTGCCGCCGCTGGCCGCTATCTACCGCGACAAGGGGGTGGAGCTGCGTGGCGACGCCGCCACCCGCGCGCTGCTGGGTGCCGACGTGCTGGAAGCCACCGAGGAAGACTGGCGCACCGAGTACAACGCGCCGATCCTGTCGATCCGCATCGTCGACAGCCTGGCCGCGGCCATCGAGCACATCAACACCTACGGCTCGCAGCACACCGACGCGATCATCACCGAGAACTTCACCGATGCCCGCCGCTTCCTTACCGAAGTGGACTCGGCCTCGGTCATGGTGAACGCTTCGACCCGCTTCGCCGACGGCTTCGAGTACGGCCTGGGCGCGGAGATCGGCATTTCCACCGACAAGCTGCACGCCCGTGGTCCGGTCGGCCTGGAAGGCCTGACCAGCGAGAAGTACGTGGTGTTCGGCGACGGGCACGTGCGCACCTGA